The following proteins are co-located in the Festucalex cinctus isolate MCC-2025b chromosome 15, RoL_Fcin_1.0, whole genome shotgun sequence genome:
- the trim32 gene encoding E3 ubiquitin-protein ligase TRIM32: protein MAAPSYPLDPDLMREVLECPICLETFNKDQMRPKLLQCGHTVCRHCLERLLANTINGVRCPFCSKVSRMSSISQLADNLTVLKILDCATSCGAAAAALMCGSCCSRLPRQYCHDCAAVLCELCKGEGHLLHGHSVQPIRMAAEQRRKELSGKLSDLRDVMGEIQKKKTAIENITKSLRAKYRAVQQDYTAAELQLQEEMSRSRRTFTESMAEVQKLNGQVLEEQTYLLNIAEVKVVSCCDYLTMRARQSDISLLRDDGGGCEDEELNLRSSLPTVFQLHEPELIRTEHSKPAQVGQLTTSTYTVDTDNSECALDVELEGDVEGPHGAVGGSKGPPLDPYRDVDMVAAVDYNLSSSPGTFKSKSMDAEGDSQGGACAGPPVCQFVKKMGCKGALPGSFNLPVSICVTQQGEVLVADRGNYRIQIFNRKGFQREIRRNASSIDNFVLSFLGADLPNLIPLSIAVTPQGLIGITDNYDNSVKVYTMDGQCVACHKNQLIKPWGITAMPSGQFVVSDVEGGKLWCLAVDRNVGVVSYSRLCSAVRPKFVTCDAAGTVYFTQGLALNFEKRHNEPHLEGGFSIGSVGTDGQLGKQLSHFFSESEDFCCITGMCVDANGDLLVTDSGRKEILQFPKEGGFKVLIQEGLNCPVGVATTPKGQLLVLDCWDHCVKVYTYIQRRHSSTS from the coding sequence ATGGCAGCACCATCTTATCCGCTTGATCCAGATCTAATGAGGGAGGTCCTTGAATGTCCCATCTGCCTGGAGACCTTCAACAAGGACCAAATGAGACCCAAACTCCTCCAGTGTGGTCACACTGTGTGCCGCCACTGCCTGGAGCGACTGTTGGCCAACACCATCAATGGTGTGCGCTGCCCCTTCTGCAGCAAGGTCTCGCGCATGAGCAGCATCTCGCAGTTGGCCGACAACCTCACGGTGCTCAAGATCCTCGACTGCGCCACTTCGTGCGGCGCGGCGGCCGCCGCCCTCATGTGCGGATCTTGCTGCAGCCGCCTGCCGCGACAGTACTGCCACGACTGTGCCGCCGTCCTTTGCGAGCTCTGTAAAGGCGAGGGCCATCTACTTCACGGTCATTCCGTTCAGCCCATTCGAATGGCTGCCGAGCAACGTCGGAAAGAACTGAGCGGCAAACTCTCCGACCTACGTGACGTCATGGGCGAAATCCAGAAGAAAAAGACAGCTATTGAAAATATTACCAAATCTTTAAGAGCAAAGTACCGAGCGGTGCAGCAGGATTACACGGCGGCCGAGCTGCAGCTTCAAGAGGAGATGAGCCGCTCTAGGAGGACATTTACTGAGTCGATGGCGGAGGTGCAAAAACTTAACGGGCAGGTCCTTGAGGAGCAGACGTACCTCCTTAACATCGCGGAGGTCAAGGTGGTCTCATGCTGCGACTACCTGACCATGCGGGCGAGGCAGAGTGACATCAGCCTGCTCAGGGACGATGGAGGTGGGTGTGAAGACGAGGAGCTCAACCTCAGGAGCAGCTTGCCCACCGTTTTTCAGCTTCACGAGCCAGAGCTGATCCGGACGGAACACTCCAAACCGGCCCAAGTGGGGCAGTTGACCACAAGCACGTACACGGTCGATACAGACAATTCGGAATGTGCTTTGGATGTTGAGCTTGAGGGTGACGTTGAGGGTCCACATGGGGCTGTAGGTGGTTCCAAAGGGCCTCCCTTGGATCCTTACCGAGATGTTGACATGGTTGCAGCGGTAGATTATAATTTAAGTAGCTCGCCTGGCACCTTTAAGTCAAAGTCAATGGACGCAGAGGGGGATTCACAGGGAGGCGCCTGTGCCGGCCCCCCAGTTTGCCAGTTTGTGAAGAAGATGGGCTGCAAGGGAGCTCTTCCTGGTTCTTTCAATTTACCAGTTAGCATCTGCGTAACCCAGCAAGGAGAGGTCCTCGTGGCGGACCGTGGCAATTACCGAATCCAAATCTTCAACCGCAAAGGATTCCAGCGCGAAATCCGCCGAAACGCCAGCAGCATCGACAACTTTGTCCTGAGCTTCCTTGGTGCCGACCTGCCAAACTTGATTCCCTTGTCCATCGCCGTCACGCCTCAGGGTCTGATCGGCATCACTGACAACTACGACAACTCCGTCAAAGTTTACACCATGGACGGGCAGTGCGTGGCCTGCCACAAGAACCAGCTCATCAAGCCCTGGGGCATTACCGCAATGCCCTCGGGCCAGTTTGTGGTGTCGGACGTGGAGGGCGGCAAGCTTTGGTGCCTCGCCGTCGATCGCAACGTTGGCGTGGTGAGCTACAGTCGGCTCTGCTCGGCGGTGCGGCCCAAGTTTGTGACGTGCGACGCTGCAGGGACCGTCTACTTCACCCAAGGACTGGCGCTCAACTTCGAGAAACGCCACAACGAGCCCCACCTGGAGGGCGGCTTTTCGATTGGCTCAGTGGGCACCGACGGCCAACTCGGCAAGCAGCTCAGCCATTTCTTCTCCGAGTCGGAAGACTTCTGCTGCATCACGGGCATGTGCGTTGACGCCAACGGGGATCTGCTGGTGACGGACAGTGGCAGGAAAGAAATCCTGCAGTTTCCCAAAGAAGGCGGGTTTAAGGTTCTCATCCAGGAGGGACTGAACTGCCCTGTGGGGGTGGCCACCACTCCCAAAGGGCAGTTATTGGTGCTGGACTGCTGGGACCACTGTGTCAAAGTCTACACATATATTCAAAGACGACACTCATCCACCTCCTAG